One segment of Peptococcaceae bacterium DNA contains the following:
- a CDS encoding ATPase, T2SS/T4P/T4SS family — MLGQRNASALQRRLAQAEGDFYPRQPAPDFDRAAVMGELMILAQKRVQEKISAADIADRHSTAARQKVERVVGEVVEENLPDKPRPTLISITKEIVDNLMGYGPLEPFFTGPEAHLITEIIVRKYDHVMVEKNGKTSLAVDERGEPVRFQSEQHVLDVLERMLTPTGRRVDISNPVVGARLPDGSRLQAAIPPVAVEGTQITIRRFRQDASREMLLSNGALNREVLDFLGACVRAKLNIFVSGGTGSGKTTLLNVLSSYIPEDESIITIEDPAELQLQHGNVRRLEARPPNVEGKGEITQRDLVAMALRMAPKRIIVGECRRGETFDMLQAMNTGHAGSMSTGHANSAADMINSRLPSMVQLAVELQRESVLEMIASAVDLVIHMQKGRDGVRRVDHICEVVGLERRASGDLGVALRETYVYDRDKGWIRTAHPFSRQYKLDYPE; from the coding sequence ATGCTCGGGCAGAGAAACGCTTCGGCGCTTCAGCGCAGGCTCGCCCAGGCGGAGGGCGACTTCTACCCGCGGCAGCCGGCCCCGGACTTCGACCGCGCAGCGGTCATGGGCGAACTCATGATCCTGGCCCAAAAGAGGGTGCAGGAGAAGATCAGCGCCGCCGACATCGCCGACCGTCACTCGACTGCGGCCAGGCAGAAGGTCGAGCGGGTGGTGGGGGAGGTGGTGGAGGAAAACCTTCCCGACAAGCCGCGCCCGACCCTCATCTCGATCACCAAGGAGATAGTGGACAACCTGATGGGGTACGGCCCGCTGGAACCGTTCTTCACCGGCCCGGAGGCCCACCTGATAACCGAAATCATCGTGCGGAAATACGACCACGTTATGGTAGAGAAGAACGGTAAAACCTCCCTGGCTGTCGACGAGCGGGGAGAGCCGGTGAGGTTCCAGAGCGAGCAGCACGTCCTGGACGTTTTGGAGAGGATGTTAACGCCCACCGGCCGCAGGGTGGACATATCCAACCCCGTCGTAGGGGCGAGGCTCCCCGACGGTTCGCGCCTTCAGGCGGCGATACCGCCGGTGGCGGTGGAGGGGACGCAGATCACGATCCGGCGCTTCCGCCAGGACGCGAGCCGGGAGATGCTCCTTTCAAACGGCGCTTTGAACCGCGAGGTATTGGACTTTCTGGGGGCTTGCGTGAGGGCTAAACTCAACATATTCGTAAGCGGCGGCACCGGTTCGGGCAAGACCACGTTGCTCAACGTCCTAAGCTCCTACATACCCGAGGACGAGAGCATCATCACCATCGAGGACCCGGCGGAATTGCAGCTGCAGCACGGCAACGTGAGGAGGCTGGAGGCCCGCCCGCCGAACGTGGAGGGCAAAGGCGAGATAACCCAGCGCGACCTGGTGGCGATGGCGCTCAGGATGGCCCCGAAAAGGATAATCGTGGGCGAGTGCCGGCGGGGGGAGACCTTCGATATGCTCCAGGCCATGAACACCGGGCACGCCGGCTCCATGTCGACCGGCCACGCCAACTCCGCGGCCGACATGATCAACTCGCGGCTGCCGTCGATGGTGCAGCTGGCGGTGGAATTGCAGCGGGAATCGGTGCTGGAGATGATCGCATCCGCCGTCGACCTGGTTATCCACATGCAGAAGGGCAGAGACGGTGTGCGGCGGGTGGACCACATCTGCGAGGTGGTCGGGCTGGAGAGGAGAGCGAGCGGAGACCTGGGGGTGGCGCTCAGGGAAACCTACGTCTACGACCGGGACAAGGGCTGGATTAGGACGGCCCACCCGTTCTCCCGACAGTACAAGCTGGACTATCCAGAATAG